From the genome of Epinephelus moara isolate mb chromosome 10, YSFRI_EMoa_1.0, whole genome shotgun sequence, one region includes:
- the myo1f gene encoding unconventional myosin-If translates to MAKYHWQSQNVKQSGVDDMVLLSKITEDAIVENLKKRYMDDYIFTYIGPVLISVNPFKQMPYFTDREIELYQGAAQYENPPHIYALSDNMYRNMMIDGENQCVIISGESGAGKTVAAKYIMGYISKVSGGGSKVQHVKDIILQSNPLLEAFGNAKTVRNNNSSRFGKYFEIQFSRGGEPDGGKISNFLLEKSRVVSQNENERNFHIYYQLMEGANAQQKEGLGIMTPDYYYYLNQSGTYKVDGTNDSKDFQETMEAMHVIGIPGDIQAQVLQIVAGILHLGNISFIEAGNYGQVESTDLLAFPAYLLGIDPNRLQDKLTSRKMESKWAGKSESINVTLNQEQATYTRDALAKALYARLFDYLVEAINKAIQKPYEEFSIGVLDIYGFEIFQRNGFEQFCINFVNEKLQQIFIELTLKAEQEEYVQEGIKWTPIEYFNNKIVCDLIENKLNPPGIMSVLDDVCATMHAKGEGADVTLLQKLQAAVGTHEHFNSWNSGFVIHHYAGKVSYDINGFCERNRDVLFPDLIELMQSSEYTFIRSLFPENLNNEKKGRPTTASSKIKRQANDLVNTLMKCTPHYIRCIKPNETKRPKDWEESRARHQVEYLGLRENIRVRRAGFAYRRVFNKFLMRYAILTAETWPCWRGPEQQGVLHLLRSVNMDNDQYQMGRTKIFVKNPESLFLLEEMRERKFDTFARIIQKSWRRYIARKKYEQMREEASDILYNSKERRKNSINRNFVGDYLGLEQRPELRQFLAKRERVDFADSVNKFDRRFKSIKRDMILTPKGIYLIGREKVKKGPEKGQIKEVLKRKLEFGSISGVSLSTRQDDFFILHEAQYDSLLESNFKTEFLSLLSKRYEDVTKRKLTISFTDRLEFRVKKEGWGGGGVRVVVFQRGQGDLAQLKPGGKTLTITVGDGLPKSSKPTRKSAPQSRGGQRNNVGSRAHQNGAAKFSRGHQSQQSDITYSSPQKQGRPPSAALPKLGSQRAPRVPTHNQHNQGNLDFLNVPDQGMSGKQRKRSISQRPPPAPKPQPRPQGPRCRALYQYIGQDTDEISFEANDVFDLVKEDPSGWWTGRIRGRDGLFPGNYVEKI, encoded by the exons AGAGTCAAAATGTCAAGCAAAGCGGGGTGGACGACATGGTCCTGCTGTCCAAGATCACTGAGGACGCCATCGTGGAAAACCTCAAGAAAAGATACATGGACGACTACATCTTT ACATACATCGGCCCTGTGTTGATATCAGTCAACCCGTTCAAGCAGATGCCCTACTTCACTGACAGAGAGATCGAACTTTACCAAGGAGCT gCTCAATATGAGAATCCACCCCACATCTACGCCTTGTCTGATAACATGTACAGAAACATGATGATTGATGGAGAGAATCAGTGTGTCATCATCAG TGGTGAGAGCGGTGCTGGAAAGACAGTGGCTGCCAAATACATCATGGGTTACATTTCCAAAGTATCTGGAGGAGGATCGAAAGTTCAG catgTGAAAGACATCATCCTACAGTCAAATCCTCTGCTGGAAGCTTTTGGTAACGCCAAGACCGTCCGCAACAACAACTCCAGTCGTTTT GGGAAATACTTTGAGATTCAgttcagcagaggaggagagccaGACGGTGGCAAAATCTCAAACTTCCTGCTGGAGAAGTCGAGGGTGGTGAGCCAGAATGAGAACGAGAGAAACTTCCACATTTACTATCAG CTGATGGAGGGCGCCAACGCTCAGCAGAAAGAGGGCCTGGGCATCATGACCCcagactactactactacctcAACCAGTCTGGGACCTACAAGGTGGATGGGACCAACGACAGCAAAGACTTCCAAGAGACTATG GAAGCCATGCACGTCATCGGGATCCCAGGGGACATCCAGGCTCAGGTGCTGCAAATCGTCGCAGGCATCCTCCACCTGGGAAACATCAGCTTCATAGAGGCAGGCAACTATGGGCAAGTGGAGAGCACGGACT TGCTCGCCTTCCCTGCCTATCTGCTGGGCATCGACCCCAACCGCCTGCAGGACAAGCTGACCAGCCGGAAGATGGAGTCAAAGTGGGCAGGGAAGTCTGAGTCCATTAATGTGACCCTGAACCAGGAGCAAGCCACCTACACACGAGACGCCCTGGCCAAAGCCCTCTATGCACGACTCTTTGACTACCTGGTGGAG GCTATAAATAAAGCCATCCAAAAACCATATGAAGAATTCAGTATCGGAGTACTTGACATTTACGGCTTTGAGATATTCCAG AGAAATGGCTTCGAGCAGTTCTGCATCAACTTTGTCAATGAGAAACTTCAGCAGATCTTCATTGAACTGACTCTGAAGGCTGAGCAG GAAGAGTATGTGCAGGAGGGCATCAAGTGGACTCCCATCGAGTACTTCAACAACAAGATTGTGTGCGACCTCATTGAAAATAAATTG AACCCTCCTGGCATAATGAGCGTGCTGGATGATGTGTGCGCCACCATGCATGCCAAAGGAGAGGGTGCAGATGTCACGCTGCTGCAGAAACTGCAGGCCGCTGTAGGCACGCATGAACATTTCAACAGCTGGAACTCTGGCTTCGTCATACACCACTATGCTGGCAAG GTGTCGTACGATATCAACGGCTTCTGTGAGAGAAACCGGGATGTGCTGTTCCCTGACCTCATCGAGCTCATGCAAAGCAGCGAATA TACCTTCATCCGTAGCTTGTTCCCTGAAAATCTCAACAATGAGAAGAAAGGCAGGCCGACCACAGCCAgctcaaagatcaag AGACAAGCTAATGATCTGGTGAACACGCTGATGAAATGTACTCCGCACTATATCCGTTGCATCAAACCCAATGAGACAAAAAGGCCAAAAgactgggaggagagcag GGCAAGGCATCAGGTTGAATACCTCGGACTGCGGGAAAACATTCGTGTGAGAAGGGCTGGATTTGCGTACCGCAGAGTCTTCAAcaagtttctgatgag GTATGCCATTCTGACAGCTGAGACATGGCCATGTTGGAGGGGTCCTGAGCAGCAGGGGGTGCTTCACCTCCTCCGATCCGTCAACATGGATAACGACCAGTATCAGATGGGACGCACCAAAATCTTTGTCAAGAACCCTGAATCG CTTTTCCTCCTGGAGgagatgagggagaggaagtTTGACACTTTTGCACGGATCATTCAGAAATCCTGGAGAAGATACATTGCCAGGAAGAAGTATGAGCAGATGAGAGAGGAGG CCTCAGACATCCTGTACAACTCAAAGGAGCGgaggaaaaacagcatcaaCAGAAACTTCGTCGGAGACTACCTCGGCCTGGAGCAAAGGCCTGAGCTGCGACAGTTCCTGGCCAAGAGGGAGCGTGTCGACTTTGCTGATTCTGTCAACAAGTTTGATCGCAGGTTCAAg TCTATCAAGAGAGATATGATCTTGACACCCAAGGGCATctatctgattggtcgagagaagGTGAAGAAAGGACCTGAGAAGGGACAGATAAAGGAGGTCCTGAAACGAAAACTGGAGTTTGGAAGCATCAGTGGTGTCTCTCTCAG taCCAGACAGGATGATTTCTTCATCCTGCACGAGGCCCAGTATGACAGCCTGCTGGAGTCCAACTTTAAGACAGAGTTCCTCAGCCTGCTGTCAAAACGCTACGAGGACGTGACCAAGAGAAAACTGACAATCTCcttcactgacag GCTGGAGTTCAGAGTGAAGAAGGAGGGCTGGGGTGGAGGAGGCGTCAGGGTGGTGGTGTTTCAGAGGGGGCAAGGGGACCTGGCCCAGCTCAAACCTGGAGGGAAGACCCTCACCATCACAGTAGGCGACGGTCTGCCCAAGTCCTCCA AGCCAACCAGGAAGAGTGCTCCACAGTCTCGTGGTGGACAGAGAAATAATGTTGGCAGCAGAG CACACCAAAATGGAGCAGCCAAGTTTTCCAGAGGCCATCAGAGCCAACAATCAGATATCACATATTCATCCCCCCAAAAACAAGGCAGGCCACCCAGCGCAGCCCTGCCCAAACTGGGCTCCCAGAGGGCCCCCCGAGTCCCAACCCACAACCAGCACAACCAAGGGAACCTGGACTTCCTTAATGTGCCTGACCAGGGCATGTCAGG GAAGCAGAGGAAAAGGAGCATCAGCCAGCGACCTCCTCCTGCTCCTAAACCACAGCCTCGACCCCAGGGCCCCCGCTGCCGGGCGCTGTATCAGTACATCGGCCAGGACACGGACGAGATTAGCTTTGAGGCCAATGACGTGTTCGACCTTGTCAAAGAAG ATCCATCAGGCTGGTGGACGGGCAGGATTCGAGGAAGGGATGGTCTCTTTCCTGGTAACTATGTGGAAAAGATTTGA